GCACTCGGATGATCTTCACTATAAAATTAGGTGAACtaaaaatactgtatattaaaatataataaaaatttataaatagatttatttttttaaactaaaatttatgataatcaaTAAGCAATAAAactctctttctttttttttaaaaaaattaacatatatatatatcagattgGAAACTGCTTCACTCTTTATAGTTTATCTTCAAAACATTAAaaccaatttaaaatttatataaaatagaaattttgtaattctaatatttaaatgaacgttaataaaatatagctTTTAAGCcctaatatacaaaatttaggaatttagttttataatattaattttttttttttcattcgttgtaagaagttttattatatataaataattttgttataatttaaatacctTGAAGAATTACTGtatttgaaataaaagtttttttttttgaacctCAAAGACGTCTAATCACCATTAaactttttcttctttaaattcaaaaaatggttAGAAAAGCATTTTCTTaaacaatcttttttatttgatctaaAATGAACAAAGGTTGTTTTTTAATGcatgaaaaaagtaaaagaactatcaaagaaaaaaaaagaatgtttagAGTTATTATTCGTTTCATCTGAATtttctaaactttttttttaaatagcaaaactaatttgaaataaattttagtagATTCGGATGCAGTTacacaataaattatatgcttATATCATTCCGACATTTTTACATtgatgataattaattaataatttaaaatatttttaacaatttattttgtattaaagtataaaaaattttaagaaaaccTTGTACTTGACGTGGAGATAGATTGATTAACTGGAAGAAATTATGAAGATACAGAAATAGAAAGTAGAAATGAAGGAGATAGTAACATATTTCAGTGATCATATAAAAACAATTACAGCTACCATTACTTCCAAGTTGGCATATCATATAATTCGAATCAAAAATcgataatagaaaaaatatattcatctCAATCCCTTATTATAATGATAGTGATGATGTACAAATGTTTATAGGTAACTTAAGTTTGGGCTAAATGTTCCCGAGAGCGTTAAGCCTCGTAATGTAGATTGACTTACAGTAGATTAGATCagttttttttcactataactttcaattacatatattttaatggaatttataaaatttaataaataggtAAATAAATAGCAATTTACTAATAACCTACAAAATCCTATAATTCAAgcaaggaaaatttttttttcaaattattaccTCCGAAATTTCGCAATattataatcacgtgatctgataataaaattttagcttctaatatttatattacatgttataataatatgaaataagctaattaattattttaattattattcctttttttcctttttttgtcaCCATATGGCTTAACCTGACGCGTATTTAAATATCCATAAAATACATTATacgtaaataattatgtactTCATTTTCATCAGCGTAAGTAATAATGTTATAcctttattctattttatcgATCGTgctactttataatttttggtaatatttgttgaattatttctaacgtatgataatattttattctttaaaatttaaaaaattcaacaattgTCTTTAactaattactttttttattgtcaggttcgtaaaaaaaggaaaattaaagAGATATTAAgcatatcaaaaattttggtaaaacaAATTTAGCAATATACTCGTATATTGCTGTAAAGACtgtaaagaataaatttatgtttaaCTTGTAACGTTTAACtgttaatacaatataatatttaattttgctaatttttataattttaaattcgctttaattttttaaagagctaatttaattattaaacacgTTAATGCCTTAatggattaaaaataattattgtgaaaccttttttttaaaaaaaaaaatgaaggatATAATAaagctaataaaattaaaatcatatctctaattccattaaaaataagaaaccgGGTATGTAAGCtctatcaattattttttatttcttttgtgagaaattttttactaactGATGGGAAAGAAAAATAGAACGCAAGAAAGGGTAAAATatgagaaaataatttattttgttcgtaaatataattattaattatacgcaagcaaatttcaatattacattttaaacattacataaaaaaaaatattataaatgtcataaaaagaaaactattttttttattgtactaTAATGTaagttttacaaattaattttgtaattgccataatattaattttattcatttattacttttcGAGAttcaaaacaaatttttaatataatatttaacacGAAAAATATCTTGATTTTCAGTTCTTTAAAACcataactttttttcattgcaaaaattattatttgaaaaacatattcatttttactttCTCATATGATTAAGTATTACGGCCCTACCACAAAGGGACTTCCTAAGAAGTGTACTATGCTCCTTCCATGAAAATTACGCATAGCACCATGCCGTACCACAACCAACCGGTCCTATCGCAGGACTACAGCAGTAACTGGTACCCACGAGCTTACTAAAAGTAAGCGCCTATGCTCCAACCCTCGCATAGTACTATACCGCTCCAAAAATTTCCCAACCAGCCCTACCGTGAGACTGCAGCAAAAGCTGGTACTCACAGGCTTACAAAGTAAGCACGCTATGCTCCCACCCATGCATAGCATCATGCTGTTCCAACAAAATACCCAAAACACTATTTGAACATGCTACTATGAAATTTAAGCGTATGTGGCGACGAAAAggaaagtataataaaatgtatatggACAAGAGAAAGGGTGTGTAGAGGAAGAGAAAGAAAAGTGTGAGAGGGAAGAGGATGAAAAGTTTAAGTTAATAAATGTGGAAAGAGGTGAGAGAGGGAAAGAGCGAAAGTCAGAAAGAGTAAGAGGAAAGAGAAGgaagtatattatatatatatatagctaAAGTATGAAAATTGTGAGTTTATACCATAAAAGATGACTCATCAAATATTGATCATGTAGAATTGTTACGTatattttaggaaaaaaaaaatacatttcgGTGATTGAAATGTCACGTGATTGTGTGTGCAAGTAATaacaattatacaattatcTGTTATGAACTCAGATagatatttcctttttaatttatggCAGGTACATAATTTAATCGATTGCGATAATTTCATGTGAtattcttatctttttttttatggcaATATATACATAGAATTTTATGATGCAAAATGATAAAGTAAATACATGGAAGAATATAAAGTTTCattgtattaaatattgttgatatatataaatgttattttattaggtTTGATagtagataataattttttatacattatgtaaatttatagcTGGATAGGGTATACGTTATAATATagataacgaaaaaaaaataattatattatcataataaaaaaaaatttggattacGGCAATAAGGTCTAATTCAAAGTCTTTAAGCGCCCATCAGTGAGTGCCTGCTTACAAGCTGCACTTAATGCATTTTTGTCTCCATTTTTAATTTGACTTGCAACCGTGCGGCCTACATTGTTGTTATTCAAGTCCATTGCCTTTTCTTCTGGAGGATTATCTGGAGATTCTTCATGCCGATCACCAAAACCCTTTGCACCAGCCACACCGAACTCGAATGTCAATAGTCCACTCCAGTAACAGTGACGATACGCATCTCCAGAACCGTTATGCAAAGTGGATTcaggaaaattattttgagcGTTTGTTAATGCTTCATCTGCAAGATTTTTTGCTTTGACGCATTCAAGCGCACGGGACGGATGAAGTATACTTATACAATAATCTTCTTCTGCCTCATTCACTCCACCAATATAATGATCTTGACGGCGAATGAATGTTTCAGGTTCCACTGGAATTGAAAGAATATTGGTAATTAAGTTTTGAAGTATTACGATTATAAGTATTGTTTGATAAATCCAGTTCATGATGGAAATGtcgtttgatttttttctttgatataatttagctttaatttggctttttttttcgtgGGAGGGCgcttaaatttatatttgaatttcatATATCACGTGTTCCTTGCAAATAATGATGTCACAGCATGTGGTACGcattaaatgctttttttttggttagatttaatttattttactttatctcatttttattaaaaattaactaaaaatggTCAAAAAATGCTTTgagattttcataaaatataaattgtaattgtGTCAAGACAATAGAGACAGAGTCAaacaatcaaatatttatgtCACGTTTTATACATGTTGCCAAGTGTTTCAAACTCTAGAACTTTCGAAAGGAAGAAaggaataatattatatgtttcataaattatgaagtagaaaaataaaataaagtattgtaTGAAAGAGTTATTACCAATTAGCgcatatttgtaaaaaaaaaaaataaaaatttttattaccaaaataaataatcgaAAATAatcgaaaataataataaaaaatattatttatatttaaagtgaaaataatctttattgaATCCCAATTTtatgtgaaataaaaaatgaaatttttttaataatactatattacgaatgaatattattatcatttataaataatgtgcAAAGGAGTACCGAAAAATTGATCGACTCATATTTAGAATTGAatcattcaaaatttaaattatttttttccaaataaattatagttgacaaaatctaataataattttccttaagaagtaaaaaaattgtcatttcattgattaaaaatagtaaatatgaTCATGTGCCACCGTATTATGATACAAATGTAGTACAATTACGTAACTATTACGTATTCCAAATTTGGTCTTGTTTTTCAGTAAATCTTCATTGTGTTagctattgttttttttaaatggatTTGATTCGCTGTCGATCTCACCCTTTCAACTTTCCTTTATTTGTtcaaacctataaaaaataaaaggataagTTTTAGcgtcaaatatattaaatttatatatcacgttttttataatattatgtcAACTAAACAAAAAGAACTTACAAATTTTCAACGAGGAGAAATTATTGGAGCTTGGAAATGTGGAACAAGTATTAAAAAGATTTCTGAAGTATTATACTATTCTCAGAGTATAATTTATGACGTTATCGCCGCTTACGAAGATTATAATTTAGAGAGACCATGTGAAAAttgtgaaattatattatcatcatataaatGGTGTGAACCATgtcaaataatacaaatggAAAAGTTGATTagtggtaataaaaaaattgatgattttattgaccaaatattaattttaaacgttcatgttgataatataatagtttttgaatggatatcatataatcaatttgataatattaaagaattatataatggtaattttgttaaaatatattctgcaatatggaaggatggtccattacattataattttagggATATGAAAGGAAAAAGAGAATCAAATAAAAAGgttactttaaaatgtttatatgattcacaaaatatgattaatgattttttgaacaaggtatgaaattttctaaataatttaatttttatttttttatttaagaaaaaaaaaaattatacatattcACACATTTTCACacatttctttttaatctttttaatcaCAGGCCAAGTCATATGTTATAAATGAAAGTaatcttaatttaaaattatatggaatatctcaaaatccagatacgaACGATTATATTATGGTTCTGCAAGATGAATATTACGGGAAGTACGAAATTATGGAGGATGAATGGtgtaaattatacaaaatgaattatttgaaagtAAATTTCACAGTCTGGTTAAGTgatgatgaaataattgatgattttattcaaaaaatggaattgaaaattaataaatcaagtgACATAagatttgaatggataccatacaatcaatttattaatattaaagaagtaGGAAAAGGGTATTTTACTAAAGTATATTCTGCAATATGGAAAAGTGGTCCATTACATTacgattttaaaaatatgaaaggAACGAgagaatcaaataaaaatgttactaTAAAATGTTTTGATAATTCGCAATATATGATTGACGAATTTCTGGACATGGTatgtaaactttttaataaatattttagtaaatctgtacaataaataataatacttacaGTATATCTTTAATAGGTTAAAACATGCCcatttaatagaattaatggAATCCTTGGAATATCTCAGAATCCGTTTACAAAAGA
Above is a window of Rhizophagus irregularis chromosome 15, complete sequence DNA encoding:
- a CDS encoding uncharacterized protein (SECRETED:cutsite_ILS-IP; SECRETED:prob_0.7233); SECRETED:SignalP(1-23), with the translated sequence MNWIYQTILIIVILQNLITNILSIPVEPETFIRRQDHYIGGVNEAEEDYCISILHPSRALECVKAKNLADEALTNAQNNFPESTLHNGSGDAYRHCYWSGLLTFEFGVAGAKGFGDRHEESPDNPPEEKAMDLNNNNVGRTVASQIKNGDKNALSAACKQALTDGRLKTLN